The DNA region gagCGTGTACAGTAGCCTAGTTATTAGATTCATCCACAGGCATTGAGCCACAGTCAGAGATAAGTAACTCAATGAGATATGGCCTGTGGTAGGATCCATGAAGGAAGCCGACAACACCATTTTCTTTTACTGATTGTTTCACAGTGGAAATATGATGATAGACACTGATAAATACATTTTGGATGCACCTCTCAGTCCTTCCCTCTTGAGGTACTTTTCTGGTTGTCAGTTATCTAGTGCTGTTGTGTGTGTCAAGCAGAGGAATTAGATGAATAAGGTGaggaaatgagagagggagagatgtatggatggagggaggaaggaatgGAGGCACCAGAGAGACAAGAAGATAAATAAAATGAGACCTAGGAGGAAGGTCAAGAACAGAAAGAtcctgaggtagagagagagaaggagagaaggagagagaggggggagaaaaacAGAAATCTGTGTTGTCATGGAAACTGGCAAGGATCTGAAGAGCAAAACAAGACTTTAAATTGGTTTACCCTCTCAGACAGGGACAGAACTGGTTTACCCTCTCAGACAGGGACAGAACTGGTTTACCCTCTCAGACAGGGACAGAACTGGTTTACCCTCTCAGACAGGGACAGAACTGGTTTACCCTCTCAGACAGGGACAGAACTGGTTTACCCTCTCAGACAGGGACAGAACTGGTTTACCCTCTCAGACAGGGACAGAACTGGTTTACCCTCTCAGACAGGGACAGAACTGGTTTACCCTCTCAGACAGGGACAGAATGGGGGAAATGAAGAATGGAGGTGAAGAGGgatagggaggtagaggaggaagagCGAGATGAGGGAGGAAGAGCGAGGTGAGGGAGGAAGAGATTGAGGAGAAGTGAGAAGGAAGCGAGGGGGGAATTGAAGAGATGGACAAGGAATGAAGAGAGAAAGGGAATATATTATTATGGAGAAGGAAGTAAGAGAGGGACTAAGGGGGAGACTAAGGGAGAGACTAAGAGGGAGACTAAGGGAGAGACTAAGAGGGAGACTAAGAGGGAGACTAAGGGGGAGACTAAGAGGAAGACTAAGGGGGAGACTAAGGGGGAGACTAAGAGGGAGACTAAGGGGGAGACTAAGAGGGAGACTAAGAGAGAGACTAAGGGGGAGACTAAGGGGGAGACTAAGAGGGAGACTAAGAGGGAGACTAAGAGGGAGACTAAGAGGGAGACTAAGGGGGAGACTAAGGGGGAGACTAAGAGGGAGACTAAGAGGGAGACTAAGGGGGAGACTAAGGTAGTTTACGCTAGGAAAGAGAGTCAAAATGCTCACAAAATTACAAAGAAACAACCATAAATCTCTGTCGATTACAGGTGATAATTAACATATTAATAATCACAGACTCATAATAAAGAAACCAAATTAGACAGAGTAGAAACAGATTGGAACCGAGACCACTGCGGAATGATAagcgacacacacagacacacagacgatTGGAAGGAGCCTCTTCTCATGCATTGCAGCCCGTCTTAAGTGACGTCATTAAGAAGGGCTTTTAATTAGAATGGGGAGCAACTGTGGTGGGCTGGGGAGGGTGCGTGGTGGTGGGCTGGGGAGGGTGCGTGGTGGGCTGGGGAGGGTGCGTGGTGGGCTGGGGAGGGTGCGTGGTGGGCTGGGGAGGGTGCGTGATGGGCTGGGGAGGGTGCGTGGTGGGCTGGGGAGGGTGCGTGGTGGTGGGCTGGGGAGGGTGCGTGGTGGGCTGGGGGAGGTGCGTGGTGGTGGGCTGGGGAGGGTGCGTGGTGGGCTGGGGAGGGTGCGTGGTGGGCTGGGGAGGGTGCGTGGTGGTGGGCTGGGGAGGGTGCGTGGTGGTGGGCTGGGGAGGGTGCGTGGTGGTGGGCTGGGGAGGGTGCGTGGTGGTGGGCTGGGGAGGGTGCGTGGTGGTGGGCTGGGGAGGGTGTGTGGTGGGCTGGGGAGGGTGCGTGGTGGGCTGGGGAGGGTGCGTGGTGGTGGGCTGGGGAGGGTGCGTGGTGGTGGGCTGGGGAGGGTGCGTGGTGGGCTGGGGAGGGTGCGTGGTGTTGGGCTGGGGagggtgcgtgcgtgcgtggtgGTGGGCTGGGGAAGGTGCGTGGTGGGCTGGGGAGGCTGCGTGGTGATGGGCTGGGGAGGGTGCGTGGTGGTGGGCTGGGGAGGGTGCGTGGTGGTGGGCTGGGGAGGGTGCGTGGTGGGCTGGGGAGAGTGCGTGTTGGTGGGCTGGGGTGGGTGCGTGGTGGGCTGGGGAGGGTGCGTGGTGGTGGGCTGGGGAGGGTGCATGGTGGGCTGGGGAGGGTGCGTGGTGGTGGGCTGGGGAGGGTGCGTGGTGGGCTGGGGAGTTTGCGTGGTGGTGGGCTGGGGAGGGTGCGCGGTGGTGGGCTGGGGAGGGTGCGTGGTGGGCTGGGGAGGGTGCGTGGTGGTGGGCTGGGGAGGGTGCGTGGTGGGCTGTGGAGGGTGTGTGGTGGTGGGCTGGGGAGGGTGCGTGGTGGTGGGCTGGGGAGGGTGCGTGGTGGGCTGGGGAGGGTGCGTGCGTGGTGGTGGTTTGGGGAGGGTGCGTGCATGGTGGTGGGCTGGGGAGGGTGCGTGCATGGTGGTGGGCTGGGGAGGGTGCGTGGTGGGCTGGGGAGGGTGCGTGGTGGGCTGGGAAGGGTGCGTTGTGGGCTGGGGAGGGTGCGTGGTGGTGGGCTGGGGAGGGTGCGTGGTGGTGGCCTGGGGAGGGTGCGTGGTGGTGGGCTGGGGAGGGTGCGTGGTGGGCTGGGGAGGGTGCGTGGGGGGCTGGGGAGGGTGCGTGGTGGTGGGCTGGGGAGGGTGTGTGGTGGTGGGCTGGGGAGGGTGTGTGGTGGGCTGGGGAGGGTGCGTGGTGGGCTGGGGAGGGTGCGTGGTGGTGGGCTGGGGAGGGTGCGTGGTGGTGGGCTGGGGAGGGTGCGTGGTGGGCTGGGGAGGGTGCGTGGTGGGCTGGGGAGGGTGCGTGGTGGTGGGCTGGGGAGGGTCCGTGGTGGGCTGGGGAGGGTGCGTGGTGGTGGGCTGGGGAGGGTGCGTAGTGGGCTGGGGCTCGAGTGTTTGCTTGTCTCTCACCAGTTTGATTAAGGTTGTTAGTTGTTATTGGAGAGACATCCTTCCCTTCCCCACATTCATGTTTTAtaaaataactaactaactaactaagcAATGGGAGCATAACAAACTAACActcaggctgcgtcccaaatggaaccctattccctacatagtgctttacttttgaccagagccctatggaccagGTAAAAatcagtgcactacatagggattgGGTACCGTTGTGGGCTCAAGAGGAGGATAACAAACTACCACTCAGCAATGAGACACCCAAACATGGGTAGGGTGAGATAGACAGGCTAACTACCACTCAGCAATGAGACACCCAAACATGGGTAGGGGGAGATTAGATAGACAGGCTAACTACCACTCAGCAATGAGACACCCAAACATGGGTAGGGGGAGATTAGATAGACAGGCTAACTACCACTCAGCAATGAGACACCCAAACATGGGTAGGGAGGGAGATTAGATAGACAGGCTAACTACCACTCAGCAATGAGACACCCAAACATGGGTAGGGGGAGATTAGATAGACAGGCTAACTACCACTCAGCAATGAGACACCCAAACATGGGTAGGGAGGGAGATTAGATAGACAGGCTAACTACCACTCAGCAATGAGACACCCAAACATGGGTAGGGAGAGATAGACAGGCTAACTACCACTCAGCAATGAGACACCCAAACATGGGTAGGGGGAGATTAGATAGACAGGCTAACTACCACTCAGCAATGAGACACCCAAACATGGGTAGGGAGAGATAGACAGGCTAACTACCACTCAGCAATGAGACACCCAAACATGGGTAGGGGGAGATTAGATAGACAGGCTAACTACCACTCAGCAATGAGACACCCAAACATGGGTAGGGAGAGATTAGATAGACAGGCTAACTACCACTCAGCAATGAGACACCCAAACATGGGTAGGGAGAGATTAGAAGGTAGTGGAGAAGAAATTGATTCAGCGTGAAGGGTGTTGCTATCAACTACTAAACTAAAGTCAATACAGCAATGGCTAGTTAATCTGGTGCACCCAACCAGGACTCTATATGTGGTAGCAGTTGAGCCTGGGGACAAAGTTAATGGTTAGTatactgtaggctacactaataagggtgtgtcccaaatggtaccctattccctttaaagggcactaattttgaccagggccgataTGGACAACATGCTAACTAGTTAATGACAGTGTTGAAGGCGTGGAAAGAAAAAAGGTTTCTAAATTCTCtcaattctctcctctcctctcctctcctctcctctcctctcctccccatctcctctcctctcctctcctctcctctcctctcctctcctctcctctcctctcctctcctcctctcctctcctctcctctcctccccatctcctctcctctcctctccccccctcccctcctctccctcccctcctctcctctcctctcctctccctctcctctcctctccctctccctctcctctcctctcctctcctctcctctctcgtctcttctctcctccccatctcatctcctctcctcccaataccctctcctcctctctcctctctcctctctcctctctcactctcctctctccttctcctctcctctccctctcctcctctcctctccctcctctcctctcctctcctctcctctcctctcctctcctctcctctcctctcctctcctcttctctcctctccctcctccccatcccctctcctcctctcctctcctctcctctcctcctctcctcctctcctcctctcctcctctcctctcctcttctctcctctccctcctccccatcccctctcctctctactcttctctcctcctctcttctcaaaGTGTTCTAACTAGCTTTTGGAATCTCATCATTAGAACTGATATTAGACTCCACTACAGACTCTCTAGATGATATGTGTGTTGCCTAGCAACTAATGGTTGTTTCAGGTGTGACGACAACAGCCCATTGTATCTGTAACGGAGTAGTCGGCTCAACACACTGTGTGGTCCACGAAAACCACGGCCTTGtaaacacacatcacacacacacacacacacacacacacacacatgcatgaactcacacatgcacacacacactgttatagGAATACAGACTGAAATACAGTATAAAGGCGGCTACTAACCAGTCATATGGTAAATGATCTTGTATTCGGCAGATATGCTTACAATAATACTATTTATCTGTAATGTCTACAATTGGATATCAATGCATCAGTCATATGGTTCATTTTTCTCACTGTCTGTCGACAGGTTGAATGTGTATTGGTTACAGTATGAACAGTCTTCCTCAGTGCTGCGCTGCTAATAACTACTTATATTGATCCAAAGTGAGATTCCGCCCCTGGAACCATCTTATCAATAATTCAtccatcttctctcctctcactcagACACTGTTTATCAAcaacagatacagacactacatatacactaccgtatctgtatctgtagtgtctgtatctgtagtgtctgtatctgtggtgtctgtatctgtagtgtctgtagcaATTTTtgttcagaaatacagtgtagacattgttaatgttgtaaatggctattctagctggaaacggctgattttttatggaatatctacataggcgtacagaggcctcacagaggagtgggaggccccggtgcacaactgagcaagagaacaaatacattagagtgtctagtttgagaaacagacgcctcacaggtcctcaactggcagcttcattaaatagtacccgcaaaacaccagtctcaacgtcaacagtgaagagcgtctgtgtctgtatctgtatctgtagtgtctgtatctgtagtgtctgtatctgtagtgtctgtatatgaagtgtctgtatctgtgtctgtatctgtattgTCTGTATATGTAGTGTCTGTATATGTAGtgtctttgtctgtgtctgtatctgtagtgtctgtatctgtagtgtctgtgtctgtagtgtctgtatctgtagtgtctgtatctgtgtctgtatctgtatctgtagtgtctgtatatgCAGTGtatgtatctgtagtgtctgtgtctgtagtgtctgtgtctgtagtgtctgtgtctgtagtgtctgtatctgtagtgtctgtatctgtagtgtctgtatctgtagtgtctgtatctgtagtgtctgtatctgtagtgtctttagtgtctgtatctgtagtgtctgtatttgtagtgtctgtatctgtagtgtctgtgtctgtgtctgtatctgtagtgtctgtatctgtgtctgtatctgtagtgtctgtatctgtagtgtctgtgtctgtagtgtctgaatctatagtgtctgtatctgtagtgtctgtatctatgtctgtatctgtagtgtctgtatctgtagtgtctgtatctgtatctgtagtgtctgtatctgtagtgtctgtatctgtgtctgtagtgtctgtatctgtagtgtctgtatctgtagtgtctgtagcaatttatttgtccattaaaataacatcaaattgatcagaaatacagtgtagacattgttaatgttgtaaatggatattgtagctggaaacggctgatttctaatggaatatctacataggcgtacagaggcccattatcagcaaccatcagtcctgtgttacaatggcacgttgtgtttgctaatccaagtttatcattttaaaaggctaattgatcattagaaaacccttttgcaattatgttagcacagctgaaaactgttgtgctgattaaagaagcaataaaactggccttcttgagacaagttgagtatctggagcatcagcaattgtgggttcgattacaggatcaaaatggccagaaacaaataactttcttctgaaactcgtcagtttattcttgttctgagaaattaaggctattccatgcgaggaaTTGCCAAGacactgaagatctcgtacaacgctgtgtactactcccttcacagaacagcgcaaactggctctaaccagaatagaaagaggagtgggaggccccggtgcacaactgagcaagaggacaaatacattagagtgactagttagagaaacagacgcctcacaggtcctcaactggcagcttcattaaatagtacccgcaaaacaccagtctcaacgtcaacagcgaCAACtcagcgactccgggatgctgacctaggcagagttgtagcgtctgtatctgtagtgtctgaatCTGTAGCGTCTGTATCTGTatttgtagtgtctgtatctgtagtgtctgtatctgtattgtctgaatctgtatctgtagtgtttATCTGTAATAtgttcagctgtgctaacataattgcaaaagggttttctaatgatcaattagccttttaaaatgataaacttggattagcaaacacaatgtgccaaaattcacctaacttattgtgggaagcttgtggaaggctaccctaaacatttgacccaagttaaacaatttaaaggcaatgctaccaaatactaattgagtgtatgtaaacgtctgacccactgggaatgtgatgaaagaaataaaagctgaaataaatcattctctctactattattctgacatttcacattcttaaaagaaagtggtgatcctaactgacctaagacagggaat from Coregonus clupeaformis isolate EN_2021a unplaced genomic scaffold, ASM2061545v1 scaf0029, whole genome shotgun sequence includes:
- the LOC121568151 gene encoding extensin-like gives rise to the protein MESEDELDVVAGAVMTVEKKLSVEGSSVARKPTTTHPPQPTTDPPQPTTTHPPQPTTHPPQPTTHPPQPTTTHPPQPTTTHPPQPTTHPPQPTTHPPQPTTTHPPQPTTTHPPQPPTHPPQPTTHPPQPTTTHPPQATTTHPPQPTTTHPPQPTTHPSQPTTHPPQPTTHPPQPTTMHAPSPAHHHARTLPKPPPRTHPPQPTTHPPQPTTTHPPQPTTTHPPQPTTHPPQPTTTHPPQPTTHPPQPTTAHPPQPTTTQTPQPTTHPPQPTTTHPPQPTMHPPQPTTTHPPQPTTHPPQPTNTHSPQPTTHPPQPTTTHPPQPTTTHPPQPITTQPPQPTTHLPQPTTTHARTLPSPTPRTLPSPPRTLPSPPPRTLPSPPPRTLPSPPRTLPSPPHTLPSPPPRTLPSPPPRTLPSPPPRTLPSPPPRTLPSPPPRTLPSPPRTLPSPPRTLPSPPPRTSPSPPRTLPSPPPRTLPSPPRTLPSPSRTLPSPPRTLPSPPRTLPSPPRTLPSPPPRTLPSPPQLLPILIKSPS